In Triticum urartu cultivar G1812 chromosome 6, Tu2.1, whole genome shotgun sequence, the following proteins share a genomic window:
- the LOC125516771 gene encoding lysine-rich arabinogalactan protein 19-like, giving the protein MVKKVKQGVAKGLPTYMCYHIDDKDTLFFEDRIVVPKGDLRKGLVPSILSHRAATSPGSSGSLPDQPAQATSRHRSNPQPTSTFPIRPCTQEPELPTEETASHLAAVCLQQLRRRALLPDHRISFPSPRSPLPFSALFLFPTLKLPPCFVLDREPKGAQLPELGLEVPSPSPGERRIQPSLASASPASDLAIPVSTSPPPLPCISPPPPLFLRALEDEGRTPASSPPRLKLARTGHLRRLLAGSHASSPPAAAVFPAILVPAAMASNTAALRRLKPPCHARVEGELEVEPLNAPIL; this is encoded by the exons atggtgaagaaggtgaaacagGGTGTTGCCAAGGGCTTACCCACATACATGTGCTATCACATTGATGACAAGGACACCTTATTCTTTGAGGaccggattgtggttcctaaaggtgatctaaggaag GGCCTTGTCCCATCCATCCTTTCCCACCGTGCCGCCACTTCACCTGGTTCCTCGGGATCCCTCCCGGACCAACCAGCTCAAGCCACTTCTCGCCATCGATCCAACCCGCAGCCAACCTCCACCTTCCCGATCCGCCCGTGCACACAGGAGCCCGAGCTCCCAACCGAGGAGACCGCGTCCCACCTCGCTGCTGTTTGCCTCCAGCAGTTGCGCCGACGAGCTCTGCTGCCGGACCACCGGATCTCCTTCCCCTCACCTCgttctccccttcctttctctgcCTTATTTTTATTCCCTACTCTCAAACTCCCTCCCTGTTTTGTTCTGGACAGGGAACCAAAGGGGGCGCAATTGCCTGAGCTCGGCCTCGAGGTTCCGTCGCCGTCACCGGGGGAACGCCGGATCCAGCCGTCCCTGGCATCTGCCTCCCCCGCCTCGGATCTGGCCATTCCCGTGTCAACTTCGCCGCCTCCACTCCCCTGCATCTCTCCTCCACCTCCCCTGTTTCTGCGAGCGCTCGAGGACGAGGGCCGAACCCCTGCCTCCTCGCCTCCCCGACTCAAACTGGCCCGAACCGGCCATCTCCGACGCCTCCTCGCCGGATCCCACGCGTCAAGTCCGCCGGCCGCTGCTGTCTTCCCGGCGATCCTC GTCCCCGCCGCCATGGCCTCGAACACTGCCGCCCTGCGTCGCCTGAAGCCGCCGTGCCATGCCCGAGTCGAGGGCGAGCTCGAGGTCGAGCCGTTGAACGCGCCCATCCTGTAG